TGTGGTGCATGGAAAACGATACCACGAAGAAACACGGGCGACCTTCTCGCGGGCCAAAGAAACCTCGCCCGTGGTGGTGGTACGAGACCTCGAAGAAGCGCAATTATTGGCAGAGGTCATCCGAGGTGAACGCGATACCGCCTTCTTCTATCAGACCTTTGCAGATCGGTATTCCGAAGGGTTTGATCCACAAAAAGACCTTCAACACATAGGCGTGGTAAACCAAACAACCATGTTGGCCACCGAAACCCAAGCTATTGTGGATTTGCTTCGTCAGGCGGTGGAACTGCGGTATGGCACAGCATCTCTTCAAACGCATTTTGCCGATACAAGCGACACGCTTTGCTATGCTACTAACGAAAACCAAAGTGCAACCCGCGCATTGATAGACGACGGTGGAGACTTGGCCATTGTGGTGGGAGGTTATAATTCCTCTAACACAAGCCACTTAGTAGAACTATGTGAAGAGGTGATGCCCACCTATTTCATCTCCCATGCCGATGAGATTGCCTCCTCCACTGAAATTTCTCACTTCATATATGCATCCGGTAAACGCATTCAAACCCACTCTTGGTTCCCAAACAAACGCCCGTTAGATATTATACTGACTGCCGGAGCTTCTTGCCCCGACTCGCTGTTGGAAGAAGTCCTTCGTAAAATCGTGAGCTGGTTTCCGGATGCCCGCTCAGACGAAGACGTGCTGGAGTCGCTCAAGCATAATTTATTGCCTCAAAACTGAAGGCTACGTTTTTAGGGCAAGCTTGTATTTGGGCATTAATGGGCGTTTGGGTGTAGTTTGGCTATAATCATCCCAATTATAGACTCACAAAAAATGCGGTATAACGTTTTCTTGTTGATTGCTTTATGGGGCTTTTTCGGTTGCGACTCGATGGAAAACCCACATGTAAAGCCCTTTTCTTCGGTTCGGAAAACCCTGTATGTAGGCCCGCAACAGGTGGATTGTGTGGGCGTGGGGTCACAAAAATGCCTCCTCGTCCGCGAAAAAACCTCGGAAGAATGGACGTATTTCTATGATACCATTTTGGGGTTCCAGTTTCAGCCCGGATATCTGTACACCTTAGACGTAAAACGGGAAACCCTTAAACACCCACCCGAAGATGCAAGTTCTTATATGTGGTCCTTACGAAAGATTATCCAAAAAGAACCTTTGCAATGATTTTGGCCTTTTTTTATTGTAGAAGCGACTCCAGACATGGTTTGGAGTCGCTTTTTTTGCAACAAGCCAACCTGACATACTGCTACTTTGTTATTTACATAAACAGCTAAGAATTAATCTGCATACAGATTGTATTTACTATCGCTAAAATAGAGGCACTACAGAAAGAGACGGTCGAACTTGCCAAGCCTTATACCAAAGCCATTGTATTTTACGAGGTGTTGACAGGAAAGGCCGCTCCGAATGTCACGAATAAAGATCGGTACTTTTTGCATATTCCCCCGTTTGGTACCTTTAAAAAAAATTTTCAGGACCGCTTATGGCTAAAGGAACTACGACTTCAGGCTCTTGTGGATCGTCAGCCTGACCAGAAAACGCCCGAAATAGAGAACTCCGAAGTACCAAGACCACGGCTTCGGAGCTAAATAGACCATCTGTCTTCGCCATAACTACTTCAATCTTTCAAACTTAACTGCCCAAAATTCCACGCTGAATTAATTCGTAAAACAAATTCGGGCCAAATCAATGTTGTAATTTTGCTCCTCCTGCCCCTCTCTAAACATTGTTTAATCACTTTCCGTTCCGATATTGTCAGTACAATATTGCGACGCACAAAGCCCCCTCCTATGCCAAAGATCAAAAAAATACTTATCGCAAACCGTGGCGAAATTGCTTGTCGGGTCATTCGTACCTGTAGAGAATTGGGAATACAATCCGTAGCTGTATATAGCGAGCCCGATCGAACGGCGCTGCATGTGCAGATGGCGGACGAAGCCTACCTGATTGGCCCGGCTCCATCCAACCAGTCGTATTTGGTAATGGATAAAATTTTGGAAGTGGCACAAGTCTCTGGTGCAGATGCGGTTCATCCCGGCTATGGATTTCTTTCCGAAAACGCCACTTTTGCACGCCGGTGTGCGGAGGAAGGCATCATTTTTATCGGCCCACCCACCGGAGCCATTGAGGCAATGGGTGATAAAGTTACCTCCCGTTTGTTAATGAAAGAAGCCAATGTACCTATGGCTCCTGGAACCACGGACTCTATTGACGACGTAGAAGAGGCCAAACAGATTGCCGTTTCCATAGGCTTCCCTGTATTGGTTAAAGCCTCGGCGGGTGGCGGTGGCAAAGGGATGCGAATCGTACACGCGGTGGAAGATTTCGAGAATGCCATGCAATCGGCTCAGTCCGAAGCGCTGTCTGCTTTTGGCGATGCTCGTGTATATGTAGAGAAATACATTGTAGAGCCACGACACATCGAGTTTCAGGTATTGGCAGACCAGCACGGAAATGTGGTTCATCTCTTCGAGCGGGAATGCTCCATCCAACGCCGTCACCAAAAAGTGGTAGAAGAAGCCCCCTCCTCCATTCTA
The genomic region above belongs to Bacteroidetes Order II. bacterium and contains:
- a CDS encoding 4-hydroxy-3-methylbut-2-enyl diphosphate reductase — encoded protein: MGFSTQQHKQKLRSQKMARTFDVPVFYKSTVISTVKEVQKVMDPRKRDLRPAVLDYGPVRFKIARHFGFCFGVEQAVDIAYRAIEENKGKQIFLLSEMIHNQQVNEDLKARGVRFLRSTTGEQRIPFESLTPHDIVIIPAFGASLEVEQVLQKRGVDVQQYDTTCPFVMKVWKRSAQIGQNGYTIVVHGKRYHEETRATFSRAKETSPVVVVRDLEEAQLLAEVIRGERDTAFFYQTFADRYSEGFDPQKDLQHIGVVNQTTMLATETQAIVDLLRQAVELRYGTASLQTHFADTSDTLCYATNENQSATRALIDDGGDLAIVVGGYNSSNTSHLVELCEEVMPTYFISHADEIASSTEISHFIYASGKRIQTHSWFPNKRPLDIILTAGASCPDSLLEEVLRKIVSWFPDARSDEDVLESLKHNLLPQN
- a CDS encoding DUF4377 domain-containing protein → MRYNVFLLIALWGFFGCDSMENPHVKPFSSVRKTLYVGPQQVDCVGVGSQKCLLVREKTSEEWTYFYDTILGFQFQPGYLYTLDVKRETLKHPPEDASSYMWSLRKIIQKEPLQ